The genomic window AAACCCTGTGAGCCGATGCCACAGGCAGAGAGAAGAAACATAACGATAACCGCAAAAACAGTAATGATATGGGATATTTTTCATTGGACATTAAGAAAGCAAAGGGTACATCGGACACCACGCAGTCCGACCATATAGAGAGAAAGATAATACCTAAAAATGCAGACCCGACAAGAACACATCTGAACAGGGTGCTTGTCGAATACCCCGATGGCGTTCACGGCAGGGATGAAGCGATTGCCCACAGGTTGAACACGGCAGGCATCAAACGGAAAATCACACACGACCAAGTCCGTGTTGTCCGGGTGGTTTTGTCGGGTACGCACGAGGACATGATGAACATACAGGAAAAAGGCGAACTCGATGAATGGTGCAGCGACAGCATCCAATGGCTGCAAGCCACATTCGGCAAAGACAATGTGGTTGCCGCCCATCTGCACATGGACGAGAAGACTCCGCACATCCACGCAGCCGTTGTTCCCATCGTGACGGGTGAAAGGCGCAAAGCCAAGAAAGAACATACGGACGGTAAGCGCAAGTACCGCAAGAAAACAAATTCCGTCCGTTTGTGTGCCGATGACCTGTTCAACCGCCAGACCTTGATTGCCTACCACGACAATTACGCAAGGGTGATGACGAAATACGGATTGCAACGTGGGGTACGGGGTTCGGAAGCACGGCACACCACCACCATGCAGTATTATCGGGACTTGAAAAAGAAAAATGAAACCCTTGAAACCGAAACCAGACTGTTGCAGGAAAAGAAAGCCGAGGCGCAGGAGGAACTCAAACGAGCCAAGAAAGAGGTGCAGACCGAGAAGCTGAAAGGCGCAGCTACAACAGCAGCAACCAACATAGCCGAAAGTGTGGTTTCTCTTTTCGGGAGTAACAAGGTGAAAGCATTGGAATGCAGGAACGAGGATTTACAAGACCGCATACTTGAACTTGAAGAGGAAGCCCGACAGAGGGAGCATCAACAAGCCAAGCAGATACAAGAGATAAAAACAGCTTATGAACAGCAGAACAGTAAACTGTCTGAGTTTGTGGATTTTGTCAAACGCTACTTCCCTTATGTGGAAAAACTGATGCCGACCATTAAATTCTTGCGTGACCGTTTGAGATTCAAGGATAGCACCATCAGAAAACTTTGTGAATTCAAGAATGTAACTGTAAGTGGCAGCTTCTATTCTTCGGAGTTCAACCAAAACTTTGAAGCCAAACATTCCGTTTGCTCCATCAAGCAGAATGAAAGCGGAAGTTATGATTTCAAGATAGACGGTGTTTCACACGTAAGCTGGTTCAGACGAAAGAAAGACGAGTTTATGGAAGCATTGGGAGTGCCGACAAGGAAACAAAATCGAGATATTAGATTGTAAATCAAAATAAAGTCCGTGTTATAACATTCAACTATCACGGATTTTTTGTACTTTTGTATTCGGATTGGGGAAACCCTTTCCAAGACATACGAGAAAAAGAAGAAGCGTTATGCTTATCTTGTAAGTTGGAAACGTAGGAAATTTCGGACTTAGTACGAGAGAAGGCATAGTGGTTCTCACGCTATAGCGTGGGCTGCTATTACTACATCCGTACTAAAGGTTTCCTACGACCTCCAACTTAGATGTGGTTGCATTGCAGTTCACGCTTCGTGCATCAATAAAGGGTCTTTGAGGGCTGCCAAAGACATATGTACGATTATGGCAGAGATTAAATTTCCTATTGTGGAGCTTGCAGCAGATAAGTTCCAAGTTTCTGTAGATACGAGCCTGTATGCCAAAGAAGTTATAACAGCAGCTATCTATAAATTTTCCCACCTGTTTTATATCCACCAGCAAACGGATACTTGTAACCAAACTCTTGTGAATGTTATTTTTGAGTCGAAAGACAACAGCAAGGTTGCGGAAGACGTTCCTAAGCAATTTTGCAATGAGCTGATAGACCAACAGATTCGATATAATACAAATGCACAGTTTGGGCATATTCGTAATATGATAGTTCAAGAAGCGTTCAAACCTGTAACAAAATGATGAATTATGGCTTATCAATTACTACCGTTTCGTTTTGAACGATTCAATGATAATCAATATCTTCTGACAAATGAAGTTGGAGAATACATCTTCTTGGCAAATGACGATTTTCACGCCTTTGTTAATGGCGAGTTGGATGAACATAGTGATTTATTCTATGACCTTGCTTCCAAACAAATAGCAACAACTGACAAGGTCGAAGATGTGGTACAGATGCTTGCCACCAAGTTTAGAACGAAGAAAAGCATCTTGCGTGATTTCACTTCGTTACACATGATTGTACCAACGCTACGTTGTAATTCAAGCTGTATTTATTGTCAGGTTGCCCGTAAGAATATGGATGACCATTCTGCTGATATGACTAAAAAGACAGCAAAGAATGTAGTGAAAACCATATTTCAATCTCCATCGCCTTGTATCAAAATAGAATTTCAAGGTGGAGACCCGTCGACAGACTTCAATATGGTAAAGTATATCATCGAAGAAGCTGAATGGCAAAACTTGTTCAAGAAAAGAGAATTGGATTTTGTTATCTGTACTAACCTTACTCTACTTAATGAAGATATGGTGCAGTATTTGAAGAAACATAAATGTATGATTTCCACTTCTCTTGATGGTCCTAAAGATTTGCACGACATGAACCGTCCTTTGCAAAACAAGGATTTAGACCACCATGCCATTTTTGAGAAGAATCTTGCCATGATAAGAAATATATGGGGAAATAATGAGTGTGTTTCTGCATTGATGACTACTTCCAAATATAGTTTGGGACGTTTCAAGGAGATTATAGACGAATACATCAGATTGGGATTCAATAATATATTTCTACGCTCTCTCAATCCTTATGGATTCGCAAAGCAATATAAGGATAAGATAGCCTATCCTGTGGAAGAATTTATTGCGAATTACAAAGAAGGACTGAATTATATTATAGAATTGAATAAACAAGGAATTTTCTTTGTAGAGGGTTTCGCTGCATTGTTGCTAAAAAGAATGCTAACCCCATTTGCAACAGGATTTGTTGATTTGCAATCTCCGGCAGGAGTGGGTATCGCAGGGGTGATATATGATTATGACGGCAATGTGTATGTTTCGGATGAAGCACGAATGATGGCTCGCTTTAAAAACTACTATTTCAGATTGGGTAATGTGAACGAAAATACTTATCAGGAAATGTTTAACGGAGAGTTGCTACATCATATCATTGCTTCTGCTTGTAATGAATGTTTGCCTGTCTGTGCTGAATGTGTTTTTCAACCTTATTGCGGAGCTGACCCTGTTCGTAATATGTCAGAACAAGGAGATATGATAGGTTTTAGACCCACAAATGAAATGTGTAAGAAAACAAAAGCTATTATACACTACTTATTTGAGTTATTGCAAAAGCATGACCCTGAAATAAATAGAATTTTTTGGTCTTGGTTAAATTGATTGTATTATGAAACAGATTCAAGGTACTTCATACAATATTGAAGATGATATAGTTGGACGCATAACCTTTGGAAAAAGGAATTTGTTTGGTCGTTCCAATGATATACTGGTTTGTAAAGATAGCGACAAGCCTGCTTTCGGTTATTTGGCTACAATCACGGAGAAAACAACTTTCTCTGCCAAAGACAAGCCTTATTGCGTTGTTAATAGTGTTGAAAATTTCAACGAGGGAGATGTGGCTGTTATCAATAAAAAAGGTGAAATCATTTTTGTGTACGAGATAAATTCTAATCACAATGCGCTGATGGCAACAGAACGCTGTAACCATCGTTGTATCATGTGCCCACAACCACCTATCTTACAAGAGAAAGATAAAACTCCTTTCAACTTACAACTCATATCACTGTTTGACAAAAACACACAAGAGATTGGTATAACAGGGGGAGAGCCAACTCTTATTGGAGATAATCTTTTTACATTGATACGCCATATCAAAAAGGAATTACCTCAAACAGCTATCAGCATTCTGTCGAATGGAGTAAAATTTGCAGACAAAGAATTTGCAATGAAATTAGCCAAGTGCAGACATCAAGATTTGCAAATAGACATTCCTTTATTCTCAGATATAGCCGAAGAACACAATCGTATTGTAGGCGCAAAAACATTTTATAAGACTGTTCAAGGACTATATAATTTGGCATTATTCCGTCAGCGCATCGGATTGCGTATAGTAGTCCATAAGCAAACTTATAAGCGGCTTCCTCAATTTGCAGATTTTATCTACCATAATTTTCCTTTTGTCGCCCAAGTAGCTTTTATGCAAATGGAAACAACTGGATTGGCAAAAGAGAATTTTGAGAATTTATGGATAGACCCATATGACTATAATAATGAGTTACGAGAGGCGGTACTATTACTTGCGGATAGGGGAATGAAACCTTATATCTACAATGCGCAATTATGTGTACTTCCCGAAGATATACGTTGCTATGCTCAACGGTCTATTTCAGATTGGAAAGACATATACATAGAAGAATGTGACGGATGTGTGCTAAAAGGGCAATGTGCAGGATTTTTTGAATCCAACAGGCAGGCTCATAGTTCGCACATTAAGAAAATAGAACATATATCATCCGATATATCGTGTTAGATAACTGAATGTTTAACTTAAAAATGGAGGTATCAATGAAGAAACTCTTGTTTTTTGCGGTTTCTGCAATTCTTGCAGGTGCAAGCTACTGTTCCTCTGTTAGCGAAAAGATTGTTGCTAAGGTAACAAACAGCGACACTCAAATCGAACAACAGCAGGAGCAGACATTGGTGCTGGAGCAGTCCTCTGCCGAGTTTAAATTACTCGCAAGTCACAGTTCTCACAGCAGTCATAGCTCGCATAGCTCACACAGTTCTCATCGTTCTCATAGTTCCCACTATTCGAGTAGATAAGAACTGAATTTCTAAAGGACGAGCTAATATAAAAATAGTTCGTCCTTTTTTAGTCTCATTATTTTATATTACTTTTGTACTCAAATTAATACGGGTATGTCAAGCAAAGGATACAGACGTTTTAAAAGCCGTTTAGAGTATTTCCGAACGGATAATGAAGTCGCTGAGATTATAGTTCAGAACAAGGAATTACTGAAAGGTTCTGATGTCATTTTCAATAAAGTGACAATGGAGAAACATCCACTGCTATACAATAGGACTAATAATGCCAATAGTAGAAAGTTAGTTGTAAACCATCTAAGAAAAACCATATATGTATCTTTTATAAAAGATATGTATGAGGAGGTTACTGAGTACATTAGATACATATTACAAGAAGGGGCAATGAATGGCGTTGACCCTCGCAGACTTGTCGGTGAGCATAATGTAAACATGAAAGCCAACGAGATTTTGTCAATGAGCACCAAGAGAGAGATAATCCAATCTATTATGGATCAAATTTTCCAGCAATTAGAAAATGAGCGAAGTACTATTACCCTTATCTCTAAAATCAAGAACAAATTGGGACTAACAATAGAACAACAACTCGTAGATGATGCTTTACCTTTTCTTGAAATTAGACACATTTTTGTTCATTCAGATGGCAAACCTAATAGTGCATTCTTAGAAAAATATCCAACTATTCAATTAGACGAACATCATAGAATTTTATTAAATTCAACATTTGCAAAGAAAGCATACGATGCTGTCAATAATTTATTGATAGCTATTGATAACGATATGATTTCAAAAAATTATATCTCTGCTTCTGAATTATAAAAACGAAGTGATGAAACACCAAAAGAATACTTTTCCATTCTTTTGGTGTTTACATACAGATTTAGTATTTTTGTACTCAAGAAGAGTTATTTGAACGCAATTCATAGCAGAACACTGCAAATAGCACAGTTGCCAAATCATTACCTCAAAATCGGGTAATTCTCCCAAAGTCCTTATTATAAAGAACTAAGAAAGCTATTCCAAAATT from Parabacteroides distasonis ATCC 8503 includes these protein-coding regions:
- the mobV gene encoding MobV family relaxase, whose amino-acid sequence is MGYFSLDIKKAKGTSDTTQSDHIERKIIPKNADPTRTHLNRVLVEYPDGVHGRDEAIAHRLNTAGIKRKITHDQVRVVRVVLSGTHEDMMNIQEKGELDEWCSDSIQWLQATFGKDNVVAAHLHMDEKTPHIHAAVVPIVTGERRKAKKEHTDGKRKYRKKTNSVRLCADDLFNRQTLIAYHDNYARVMTKYGLQRGVRGSEARHTTTMQYYRDLKKKNETLETETRLLQEKKAEAQEELKRAKKEVQTEKLKGAATTAATNIAESVVSLFGSNKVKALECRNEDLQDRILELEEEARQREHQQAKQIQEIKTAYEQQNSKLSEFVDFVKRYFPYVEKLMPTIKFLRDRLRFKDSTIRKLCEFKNVTVSGSFYSSEFNQNFEAKHSVCSIKQNESGSYDFKIDGVSHVSWFRRKKDEFMEALGVPTRKQNRDIRL
- the hxsC gene encoding His-Xaa-Ser system radical SAM maturase HxsC is translated as MKQIQGTSYNIEDDIVGRITFGKRNLFGRSNDILVCKDSDKPAFGYLATITEKTTFSAKDKPYCVVNSVENFNEGDVAVINKKGEIIFVYEINSNHNALMATERCNHRCIMCPQPPILQEKDKTPFNLQLISLFDKNTQEIGITGGEPTLIGDNLFTLIRHIKKELPQTAISILSNGVKFADKEFAMKLAKCRHQDLQIDIPLFSDIAEEHNRIVGAKTFYKTVQGLYNLALFRQRIGLRIVVHKQTYKRLPQFADFIYHNFPFVAQVAFMQMETTGLAKENFENLWIDPYDYNNELREAVLLLADRGMKPYIYNAQLCVLPEDIRCYAQRSISDWKDIYIEECDGCVLKGQCAGFFESNRQAHSSHIKKIEHISSDISC
- the hxsA2 gene encoding His-Xaa-Ser repeat protein HxsA2, which produces MKKLLFFAVSAILAGASYCSSVSEKIVAKVTNSDTQIEQQQEQTLVLEQSSAEFKLLASHSSHSSHSSHSSHSSHRSHSSHYSSR
- the hxsB gene encoding His-Xaa-Ser system radical SAM maturase HxsB; translated protein: MAYQLLPFRFERFNDNQYLLTNEVGEYIFLANDDFHAFVNGELDEHSDLFYDLASKQIATTDKVEDVVQMLATKFRTKKSILRDFTSLHMIVPTLRCNSSCIYCQVARKNMDDHSADMTKKTAKNVVKTIFQSPSPCIKIEFQGGDPSTDFNMVKYIIEEAEWQNLFKKRELDFVICTNLTLLNEDMVQYLKKHKCMISTSLDGPKDLHDMNRPLQNKDLDHHAIFEKNLAMIRNIWGNNECVSALMTTSKYSLGRFKEIIDEYIRLGFNNIFLRSLNPYGFAKQYKDKIAYPVEEFIANYKEGLNYIIELNKQGIFFVEGFAALLLKRMLTPFATGFVDLQSPAGVGIAGVIYDYDGNVYVSDEARMMARFKNYYFRLGNVNENTYQEMFNGELLHHIIASACNECLPVCAECVFQPYCGADPVRNMSEQGDMIGFRPTNEMCKKTKAIIHYLFELLQKHDPEINRIFWSWLN
- the hxsD gene encoding His-Xaa-Ser system protein HxsD; amino-acid sequence: MAEIKFPIVELAADKFQVSVDTSLYAKEVITAAIYKFSHLFYIHQQTDTCNQTLVNVIFESKDNSKVAEDVPKQFCNELIDQQIRYNTNAQFGHIRNMIVQEAFKPVTK